The proteins below come from a single Cystobacter ferrugineus genomic window:
- a CDS encoding class I SAM-dependent methyltransferase, translated as MTTQRPPQQTWWAEHLAIVRRYDEMESRLTASVSERMLDLACLRPGMRVLDVASGMGEPSLRAAHRVGPSGFVLGTDLSDGMLEVAREKARAQALSNIEFRTADAEMLEVPEQSFDAATVRWALMYMPRPERALERLWRALRPSAPLVCACWAGPGQVEYASLPRRSLARFSPPPPIEPEAPSVFRFSDPEFLRPLLTRTGFVMEHVESMHVPVMEAEDEAGVVRWIRELRGPVAKIVEQLPPETQRAWEEEVARECQPYRTDGKVLLGGVTWLVVARKPLHLDTHA; from the coding sequence ATGACAACGCAGAGACCACCGCAGCAGACCTGGTGGGCCGAGCATCTCGCCATCGTCCGCCGGTACGACGAGATGGAGTCCCGCCTCACGGCGTCCGTCAGCGAGCGGATGCTCGATCTGGCCTGCCTTCGGCCGGGCATGAGGGTGCTCGATGTGGCTTCGGGGATGGGTGAGCCTTCCCTGCGCGCCGCGCACCGGGTGGGCCCCTCCGGCTTCGTGCTGGGAACGGACCTGTCCGACGGCATGCTGGAGGTCGCACGGGAGAAGGCTCGCGCCCAGGCCCTCTCGAACATCGAGTTTCGTACTGCGGATGCGGAGATGCTCGAGGTGCCAGAGCAGTCTTTCGATGCGGCAACCGTGCGCTGGGCGTTGATGTACATGCCCCGGCCCGAGCGAGCGCTCGAGAGGCTCTGGCGAGCGCTCCGTCCATCCGCTCCCCTGGTGTGCGCATGTTGGGCGGGGCCCGGGCAGGTCGAGTACGCGTCGCTGCCGCGCAGGAGCCTGGCCCGATTCAGTCCTCCGCCCCCTATCGAGCCCGAGGCCCCGAGCGTGTTCCGCTTCTCCGACCCCGAGTTCCTACGCCCGCTGTTGACGCGCACCGGGTTCGTCATGGAGCACGTCGAGTCCATGCATGTGCCCGTGATGGAAGCCGAGGATGAAGCAGGAGTCGTGCGATGGATTCGCGAGCTCAGGGGTCCCGTGGCGAAGATCGTGGAGCAATTGCCACCGGAGACGCAACGGGCGTGGGAGGAGGAGGTTGCCCGCGAATGCCAGCCCTATCGGACGGATGGGAAGGTCCTGCTCGGCGGAGTGACATGGCTCGTCGTGGCGAGGAAGCCATTGCATCTTGATACACACGCCTGA
- a CDS encoding LysR family transcriptional regulator: MSFFMEHFPWRFDRTMPSRRSIGLLDVGMSDIHEVNLATFDLNLLRVLDALFIEQSVGRAAARLRLSQPATSNALARLRAALGDPLFVRGRQGMVPTARARALRGPLTLALRQLQEALVPPEDFVPETAHRTFVLAASDHAQLLVLPQLAARLAHYPGVRLRVQSLPRDFPTTELETGELDLVLGVFDLAPGDRAPRGFQRQVLVRERYMLVGRAGHPALRKPRNLDLSLPQFHVSPRGGTEGSFERKTKVRRNVVLFTPHYLVAPWVLASTDLIAALPERVARRFAEAFPLTLVPVEIPHEPLRVQQLWHPHRQQDPAHRWLREQVLAAARASPAGP; encoded by the coding sequence ATGAGCTTCTTCATGGAGCACTTCCCCTGGAGGTTCGACCGCACCATGCCCTCTCGCCGCTCCATTGGCCTCCTGGATGTGGGAATGAGCGATATTCACGAGGTGAATCTCGCGACCTTCGATCTGAACCTGCTCCGCGTGCTCGACGCGCTCTTCATCGAACAAAGCGTGGGGCGCGCGGCGGCACGTCTACGGCTCTCGCAGCCGGCCACCAGCAACGCACTGGCACGACTGCGCGCCGCGCTCGGAGACCCGCTCTTCGTGCGTGGCCGCCAGGGCATGGTGCCCACCGCGCGAGCGCGAGCCCTGCGCGGGCCGCTCACGCTCGCGCTGCGGCAGCTCCAGGAAGCCCTGGTACCGCCCGAGGACTTCGTCCCCGAGACCGCGCACCGCACCTTCGTGCTGGCGGCGAGCGACCACGCCCAGCTCCTCGTGCTTCCACAGCTCGCGGCACGGCTCGCGCATTATCCCGGTGTGCGATTGCGCGTGCAGTCGCTCCCTCGCGACTTCCCCACCACCGAGCTGGAGACCGGCGAGCTGGATCTGGTCCTCGGCGTCTTCGACCTCGCCCCGGGGGACCGCGCACCACGAGGATTCCAGCGGCAGGTGCTGGTGCGCGAGCGCTACATGCTGGTGGGGCGCGCGGGCCATCCCGCCCTGCGCAAGCCTCGGAATCTCGACCTGTCGCTGCCCCAGTTCCATGTCTCACCGCGCGGCGGTACCGAGGGAAGCTTCGAGCGCAAGACGAAGGTCCGCCGCAACGTGGTGCTCTTCACCCCGCACTACCTCGTGGCGCCCTGGGTGCTGGCGAGCACCGATCTCATCGCCGCGCTGCCAGAGCGGGTGGCGCGCCGCTTCGCCGAGGCCTTTCCGCTCACCTTGGTGCCGGTGGAGATTCCTCACGAGCCACTGCGCGTGCAGCAACTCTGGCACCCGCATCGGCAGCAGGATCCCGCGCACCGATGGCTCCGTGAGCAGGTGCTCGCCGCCGCACGAGCATCACCCGCGGGCCCGTGA
- a CDS encoding MBL fold metallo-hydrolase, with protein MKKLIGLSLLFTACASLPPAGPHAFVPPPTPATPLQVCWVDTGGVSVPGSYGAGGSTVAATWEVTSAALVIRHPEGDLVLDTGISPHASEEQRELGAWGRFIFSQTAGRNAPRRNLKDALSALGVTRPKALLLSHVHADHAGGVASLPDVPVWLATEEKQLIEAELEHPRGVALPAQARALKGRMVPIPFTAEPYANYDARFDVFGDGSVVVVPTFGHTPGSVATFVNVAPALRFVHVGDLINLRESIERNVGKSWLMRQLTDEDSARTQAEVAKLVQLHARDPELRILPAHDRQAFVELFGADAGEVPPCIGAPPESWRR; from the coding sequence ATGAAGAAGCTCATTGGATTGTCCTTGCTGTTCACCGCGTGCGCGTCGCTGCCCCCGGCCGGGCCCCATGCCTTCGTGCCCCCGCCCACCCCGGCCACGCCGCTTCAAGTGTGCTGGGTGGACACGGGCGGCGTGTCGGTGCCAGGGAGCTACGGCGCGGGCGGCTCCACCGTGGCCGCCACCTGGGAGGTCACCTCCGCGGCACTCGTCATCCGCCACCCGGAGGGAGATCTCGTGCTCGACACGGGCATCTCCCCCCACGCGAGCGAAGAACAACGGGAGTTGGGCGCCTGGGGCCGCTTCATCTTCTCCCAGACGGCGGGCCGCAATGCGCCGCGGAGGAACTTGAAGGACGCCCTCTCCGCGCTCGGGGTGACCCGGCCGAAGGCGCTGCTCCTCTCTCATGTGCACGCGGACCATGCGGGCGGGGTGGCGTCGCTGCCGGACGTGCCGGTGTGGCTGGCCACCGAGGAGAAGCAACTCATCGAAGCGGAGCTGGAGCACCCACGCGGGGTCGCGCTCCCCGCGCAGGCCCGGGCTTTGAAGGGCCGCATGGTGCCCATTCCCTTCACGGCGGAGCCCTACGCGAACTACGACGCCCGCTTCGACGTCTTCGGTGACGGCTCCGTGGTGGTGGTGCCAACCTTCGGGCATACACCGGGCAGCGTGGCCACGTTCGTGAATGTGGCTCCGGCCCTGCGCTTCGTGCACGTGGGCGACCTCATCAACCTGCGGGAATCCATCGAGCGGAACGTGGGGAAGTCGTGGCTGATGCGGCAGCTCACCGACGAGGACTCCGCGCGCACCCAGGCGGAGGTGGCGAAGCTGGTACAACTCCACGCGCGGGATCCGGAGTTGCGCATCCTGCCCGCGCACGATCGCCAGGCCTTCGTGGAGCTCTTCGGCGCCGACGCGGGTGAGGTGCCGCCATGCATCGGCGCGCCGCCAGAGTCCTGGCGGCGTTGA
- a CDS encoding alpha/beta fold hydrolase translates to MSAQPTPVTAVTAKNQFVQGANGVRYAYRRLGAASPSVPPLVLLQHFRGNLDNWDPALVDALSARREVILFDNVGVGLSNGTVPSTVAQMARDAIAFLEALNVKQADLLGFSLGGFVAQEIALIRPALVRRLVLAGTGPKGAPGMHGWRQDIADHARRPEPRGEDLLYIFFAHTQTSQAKGVEFLGRFMQRSVERDQPSSLAARDAQYDAVLDWGIPDHGQLQRLTAIRQPTLVIQGDDDLMIPTRLSHLMAGLIPNARIKIYPDSAHAFLFQYPVEVAGDVDTFLSA, encoded by the coding sequence ATGTCCGCCCAACCCACCCCCGTCACCGCTGTCACCGCCAAGAACCAGTTCGTCCAGGGGGCGAACGGAGTCCGCTACGCCTACCGGCGGTTGGGGGCCGCCTCGCCTTCCGTGCCACCGCTGGTCTTGCTGCAGCACTTCCGCGGCAACCTCGACAACTGGGATCCCGCGCTCGTCGACGCGCTGTCCGCCAGGCGTGAGGTCATCCTGTTCGACAACGTGGGCGTGGGGCTCTCCAATGGAACCGTGCCGAGCACGGTCGCGCAGATGGCGCGCGACGCGATCGCGTTCCTCGAGGCCTTGAATGTGAAGCAGGCCGACCTGCTCGGCTTCTCGCTCGGCGGCTTCGTCGCGCAGGAGATCGCGTTGATCCGCCCCGCGCTGGTCCGCCGGCTCGTGCTCGCCGGCACGGGCCCGAAAGGGGCGCCCGGGATGCACGGCTGGCGGCAGGACATCGCCGACCATGCGCGCCGCCCGGAGCCGCGTGGCGAGGATCTGCTCTACATCTTCTTCGCCCATACCCAGACGAGCCAGGCCAAGGGCGTCGAGTTCCTCGGCCGCTTCATGCAGCGCTCCGTGGAGCGCGACCAGCCCAGCTCGCTGGCCGCCCGCGACGCGCAGTACGACGCCGTCCTGGACTGGGGCATTCCCGACCACGGCCAGTTGCAGCGCCTGACCGCCATCCGGCAGCCCACGTTGGTCATCCAGGGGGATGATGACCTCATGATTCCCACCCGGCTCAGCCACCTCATGGCCGGGCTCATCCCCAACGCCAGGATCAAGATCTACCCGGACTCGGCACACGCCTTCCTGTTCCAGTACCCGGTGGAGGTCGCCGGGGACGTCGACACCTTCCTGTCGGCGTGA
- a CDS encoding DoxX family protein, whose protein sequence is MPSFDSNLFPLWLVQLLCALFLAITFLQSGLDKVIDWKGNLGWLTGHFSKSPLRGVVPLLLATLTVLELASGAVSAAGAVFLVLSGGGRVAMWGAALSGLSFVALFFGQRMAKDYAGAAGLVPYFLVSLVGLLTMRG, encoded by the coding sequence ATGCCGTCTTTCGACTCGAACCTCTTCCCCCTCTGGCTCGTCCAGCTCCTGTGTGCGCTCTTCCTGGCCATCACCTTCCTCCAGTCCGGCCTCGACAAGGTCATCGACTGGAAGGGAAACCTGGGGTGGCTCACCGGACACTTCTCCAAGAGCCCCCTGCGCGGCGTGGTGCCGCTGCTGCTGGCCACCCTCACGGTGCTGGAACTGGCCTCCGGCGCGGTGAGCGCGGCCGGGGCCGTGTTCCTGGTCCTGTCCGGTGGCGGGCGGGTGGCCATGTGGGGCGCGGCCCTCTCGGGGCTCTCCTTCGTGGCCCTCTTCTTCGGCCAGCGCATGGCCAAGGACTACGCGGGCGCCGCGGGCCTGGTGCCCTACTTCCTCGTCTCCCTGGTGGGCCTGCTCACCATGCGCGGCTGA
- a CDS encoding zinc-dependent metalloprotease, whose protein sequence is MRKLSMALLAGVALVGCGVDPQAEQQEIISNLLEAGFPANDIMVHEDAVYVGLDAHVTLEASREMLQPGKQSAEQYRTTNLVDTSAVKKICVVPTSQFNSYSQLSAGLDQAIANYNGQNLSFTMARGSASDCDATISARTTTGTGGSAGFPKGGKPYGTINIGTGLQSYSVDVNEHVITHELGHAIGFRHSDYYNRSISCGGSATNEGASNVGAILIPGTPSTAKVGGSIMNSCFRSSETGEWSSSDITALNYLY, encoded by the coding sequence ATGCGTAAGCTTTCCATGGCGTTGCTCGCCGGTGTTGCCCTCGTTGGTTGCGGTGTCGACCCGCAGGCCGAGCAGCAGGAGATCATCTCCAACCTGCTCGAGGCCGGGTTTCCCGCCAACGACATCATGGTCCACGAGGATGCCGTGTACGTGGGGCTCGACGCGCACGTGACCCTCGAGGCGTCGCGCGAGATGCTCCAGCCCGGCAAGCAGAGCGCGGAGCAGTACCGGACGACCAATCTCGTCGACACCAGCGCCGTGAAGAAGATCTGCGTCGTTCCCACCTCCCAGTTCAACAGCTATAGCCAGCTCAGCGCCGGGCTCGATCAGGCCATCGCCAATTACAATGGCCAGAACCTCTCCTTCACCATGGCGCGCGGCTCGGCCTCCGACTGCGACGCGACCATCAGCGCGAGGACCACGACGGGCACCGGCGGCTCCGCTGGATTCCCCAAGGGCGGCAAGCCCTACGGAACCATCAACATCGGCACCGGGCTGCAGAGCTACAGCGTTGACGTGAACGAGCACGTCATCACCCACGAACTCGGCCACGCGATTGGTTTCCGCCACTCGGACTACTACAACCGGTCCATCAGCTGCGGCGGCTCCGCCACCAACGAGGGCGCCTCCAACGTAGGAGCCATCCTCATCCCCGGGACGCCGAGCACGGCCAAGGTGGGCGGGTCGATCATGAACTCCTGCTTCCGCTCGTCCGAGACCGGCGAGTGGAGCAGCTCCGACATCACCGCGCTGAACTACCTCTACTGA
- a CDS encoding 2,4'-dihydroxyacetophenone dioxygenase family protein — protein MTSSLACASHPIDADRMPWIPMGAPGLAFKPLRFFREGSGWTYLFRLEPGTLIPRHRHTGEVHAFNIAGRRELLDTGTVVGPGTYVYEPPGNVDSWRAAGQEPVVLLITVRGAIEYLGEDGEVLRRVTSADRLETYQRWCQEHGEPFLATLEE, from the coding sequence ATGACTTCTTCCCTCGCCTGTGCGTCACACCCCATCGATGCCGACCGCATGCCCTGGATTCCCATGGGTGCTCCGGGGCTCGCCTTCAAGCCGCTGCGCTTCTTCCGGGAGGGCAGTGGTTGGACGTACCTCTTCCGGTTGGAGCCCGGGACGCTCATCCCCCGGCACCGGCACACCGGCGAGGTGCACGCCTTCAACATCGCGGGCCGCCGCGAGCTCCTCGACACGGGGACGGTGGTGGGCCCGGGCACCTACGTCTACGAGCCTCCCGGCAATGTCGATAGCTGGCGGGCCGCCGGACAGGAACCGGTGGTCCTGCTCATCACCGTGCGCGGCGCCATCGAGTACCTGGGAGAAGACGGCGAGGTTCTCCGCCGGGTGACGTCCGCGGACCGGCTGGAGACCTACCAGCGCTGGTGCCAGGAGCACGGCGAGCCGTTCCTGGCGACCCTCGAGGAGTGA
- a CDS encoding PLP-dependent aminotransferase family protein, with product MDLHVNLQNRRDLAGQLYRELRAAILAGRLRHGERLPPTRELALRLDVSRNTVSAAYEWLTAEGLLEARTRAGSFVRGQASPRSGRVGRNSQVPLRARAFWRSLPEAPLPSPPATYDFAVGIPDAGRFPFEAWRRLLARQLRAAALPGGYAEAAGHQGLREAVARHVGVARGVRAEAEDILITNGAQQALDLVGRVLIEPGDRVALEEPGYPPARQVFQALGARIVPVPVDEEGLDVRALPDTARLVYVTPSHQFPLGMPMSPARRSALLDWAKQRDAVVIEDDYDSEFRFGGRPLETLHGMDRSGRVLYVGSFSKVMLPTLRLGFLIAPPSLQRELRWARRVMDWHGPLPEQAALARFIDSGLLARHIRKMRREYEERHERVTQGLTRHCGEWLELVPSLAGLHLSATFRRGGLKLERDAVARARAADVGLVTLSRYYNGPRARPGLVLGYGSVPTARIAEGLRRLGDCLANAADASAR from the coding sequence ATGGACCTCCACGTCAACCTCCAGAATCGCAGGGACCTGGCGGGGCAGCTCTACCGTGAGCTGCGCGCGGCCATCCTCGCCGGGCGTCTGCGCCACGGAGAGCGGTTGCCTCCCACCCGGGAGCTCGCCCTGCGCCTGGACGTGTCCCGCAACACCGTGAGCGCGGCCTACGAGTGGCTCACCGCCGAGGGGCTCCTGGAAGCGCGCACGCGGGCGGGCAGCTTCGTCCGGGGACAGGCATCGCCTCGGAGCGGACGCGTGGGAAGGAACTCCCAGGTGCCACTGCGCGCCCGGGCCTTCTGGCGTTCGCTGCCCGAGGCCCCCCTGCCCTCCCCTCCCGCCACCTACGACTTCGCCGTGGGCATCCCGGATGCCGGGCGCTTTCCCTTCGAGGCGTGGAGACGCCTCCTGGCGCGTCAGCTCCGTGCCGCCGCCCTGCCCGGGGGCTATGCCGAGGCGGCGGGACACCAGGGGCTGCGTGAAGCGGTGGCCCGGCACGTCGGCGTCGCGCGCGGTGTGCGCGCGGAGGCGGAGGACATCCTCATCACCAACGGCGCGCAGCAGGCGCTCGACCTGGTGGGCCGGGTGCTCATCGAACCGGGAGACCGCGTCGCCCTGGAGGAACCGGGCTATCCGCCCGCGCGGCAGGTGTTCCAAGCGTTGGGAGCGCGTATCGTGCCCGTTCCCGTGGATGAGGAAGGGCTCGACGTGCGGGCCCTGCCGGACACCGCGCGCCTCGTCTACGTCACCCCGTCCCATCAGTTCCCGCTGGGCATGCCCATGTCCCCCGCCCGGAGGAGCGCGCTGCTCGACTGGGCGAAGCAGCGGGACGCGGTGGTGATTGAAGACGACTACGACAGCGAATTCCGCTTCGGCGGCCGCCCCCTGGAGACGCTGCATGGCATGGACCGTTCCGGCCGTGTCCTCTACGTGGGCTCGTTCTCGAAGGTCATGCTTCCAACGCTGCGCCTGGGGTTCCTCATCGCGCCTCCGTCGCTCCAACGGGAGCTCCGGTGGGCCCGGCGCGTGATGGACTGGCACGGCCCGCTTCCCGAACAGGCGGCCCTCGCGCGATTCATCGACAGCGGGCTGCTCGCACGGCACATCCGCAAGATGCGAAGGGAGTACGAGGAGCGGCATGAGCGCGTCACCCAGGGACTGACGCGCCATTGCGGCGAGTGGCTCGAGCTCGTGCCGTCCCTCGCGGGCCTGCACCTGAGCGCGACCTTCCGGCGGGGTGGCTTGAAGCTGGAGCGGGACGCCGTGGCGCGCGCCCGGGCGGCGGACGTCGGACTCGTCACGCTCTCGCGCTACTACAACGGTCCTCGCGCAAGGCCGGGTCTGGTGCTGGGTTATGGCTCCGTGCCAACCGCGCGCATCGCGGAGGGTCTCCGGCGCCTGGGCGACTGCCTCGCGAACGCGGCGGACGCCAGCGCCCGGTGA
- a CDS encoding 50S ribosomal protein L11 methyltransferase has protein sequence MSFYQLREEVIPLLLALASPMSPEELIRSVALSSGLPESLLRDRFEAIRKAGLLSASEDISQQSSVLFLDFATLGSQRNMLRDRARTDALLRAIREVVRPGDTVVDVGTGTGILAMAAAASGAKRVFAIERSSIANTARSLVEANGLADKIEFFQGDAADFGADIQADVIISEWIGHFLIVENMYPAFTAVRDRVLKPGGRTIPSGGKLFLAPIEDSALYQYDGPGFWEQPIGGFDYSQLKAQELGNQKMKVDRLRRESYLAEPVLLRRIDCTTEAVSAFYFESSVEFRIDRDAQVHGLAGHFELELAPGVVLDTSPFSIHTHWHQTWFPIDTLAVKRGDRLQVTFSSSPGSHVPSMSLTVRRLSAQGAEPARTYQYGTGLL, from the coding sequence GTGTCCTTCTATCAGCTTCGGGAAGAAGTCATCCCCCTGCTCCTGGCGCTCGCGTCGCCCATGTCTCCGGAGGAGTTGATCCGCTCGGTCGCGCTCAGTTCCGGCCTGCCCGAGTCCCTGCTGCGCGACCGCTTCGAGGCGATTCGCAAGGCGGGGCTGTTGTCCGCCTCGGAAGACATCTCCCAGCAATCCTCGGTGCTGTTCCTGGACTTCGCGACCCTGGGAAGTCAGCGGAACATGCTGCGTGATCGGGCTCGGACCGACGCGCTCCTGCGCGCCATCCGGGAGGTGGTCCGGCCCGGAGACACGGTCGTGGACGTGGGCACCGGGACGGGAATCCTCGCCATGGCGGCCGCGGCCAGCGGCGCGAAGCGGGTCTTCGCCATCGAGCGCTCCTCCATCGCCAACACGGCGCGCTCGCTCGTCGAGGCCAACGGCCTGGCGGACAAGATCGAGTTCTTCCAGGGGGACGCGGCGGACTTCGGCGCGGACATCCAGGCGGATGTCATCATCTCGGAGTGGATCGGCCACTTCCTCATCGTCGAGAACATGTACCCCGCCTTCACGGCCGTCCGGGATCGCGTGCTCAAGCCGGGAGGGCGGACCATTCCCTCGGGAGGCAAGCTCTTCCTGGCCCCCATCGAGGACTCCGCCCTGTACCAGTACGACGGCCCCGGCTTCTGGGAGCAGCCCATCGGGGGATTCGACTACTCCCAGCTAAAGGCCCAGGAGCTGGGCAACCAGAAGATGAAGGTGGACCGGCTCCGGCGCGAGAGCTACCTGGCGGAGCCGGTGCTCCTGCGCCGGATCGACTGCACGACGGAGGCCGTGAGCGCCTTCTACTTCGAGTCGAGCGTGGAGTTCCGCATCGATCGGGACGCGCAGGTGCACGGCCTCGCGGGCCACTTCGAGTTGGAGCTGGCGCCCGGCGTCGTCCTCGACACCTCACCGTTCTCCATCCACACGCACTGGCACCAGACCTGGTTCCCGATCGACACGCTCGCCGTGAAGCGAGGAGACCGGCTCCAAGTGACGTTCTCCTCGTCACCCGGCTCGCACGTGCCGTCGATGAGCCTCACCGTGCGGCGCCTGTCCGCGCAAGGAGCCGAACCCGCGCGGACCTACCAGTATGGGACGGGCCTGCTCTGA
- a CDS encoding TetR/AcrR family transcriptional regulator produces MTRRYDPDRRDRIIDAALAVIAEGGVAGTSHRRVADRAGVPLGSMTYHFTSMDELLREAFTRFATRLSERFAERLEAAADLDALAEAIVHLVHDDLAAGPDDLVLSLELYTLAARQPAFRQITHDWMRRSREVLERLVDARTAYELDALIEGLIIHISLDPLPRDRAVTRDAVRRILSP; encoded by the coding sequence GTGACCCGCCGGTACGACCCTGATCGACGCGACCGCATCATCGACGCGGCACTCGCGGTCATCGCCGAGGGTGGCGTCGCCGGCACCTCGCACCGTCGCGTCGCCGACCGCGCCGGGGTGCCGCTGGGCTCGATGACCTATCACTTCACGAGCATGGACGAGTTGCTGCGCGAGGCGTTCACCCGCTTCGCCACGCGCCTCAGCGAGCGCTTCGCCGAGCGCCTCGAGGCGGCAGCCGACCTCGACGCGCTGGCCGAGGCGATCGTCCACCTCGTGCACGATGACCTCGCGGCCGGCCCGGACGATCTCGTGCTCTCCCTCGAGCTCTACACACTTGCCGCACGCCAGCCCGCCTTCCGGCAGATCACCCACGATTGGATGCGCCGGAGCCGCGAAGTGCTCGAGCGGCTCGTCGACGCCAGGACGGCGTACGAACTCGACGCATTGATCGAGGGGCTGATCATCCACATCAGCCTCGATCCGCTCCCGCGCGACCGCGCCGTCACGCGTGACGCCGTACGCCGCATTCTCTCCCCCTGA
- a CDS encoding MFS transporter — protein MTPASPPLVSRQLLAARAAVAALFLTNGAIFANLLPRYPQLKADLGLSNAEYGLAVASFPCGALMAGLAAGALIRRFRSSRVAVAGTLLTSAGVLLAGLAPSWWALAGALFFAGCMDAITDVAQNSHGLRVQRLYGRSILNSFHAVWSIGAVTGGLMGGLAAGLDVPRGVHLGISALLFAVVALTALRFTLPGPEPIEPDQRAEEGARADGSPARHGAMGPSRIWLMIAALVLIAVGGTLVEDAGSTWAAVYLSGTLGAEAAVASFGFIALVGAQFVGRLLGDGLVDRFGQRAVARTGGATTAAGMGVALMFPSVPGTIAGFALAGFGVATLVPAAMHGADELPGLRAGTGLTENS, from the coding sequence ATGACCCCCGCCTCTCCTCCCCTGGTGTCCCGCCAGCTCCTGGCGGCCCGCGCCGCCGTCGCGGCGCTGTTCCTCACGAACGGCGCGATCTTCGCCAACCTGCTGCCGCGCTATCCGCAGCTCAAGGCCGACCTCGGGCTCAGCAACGCCGAATACGGGCTCGCCGTCGCGTCGTTCCCCTGCGGAGCCCTGATGGCCGGGCTCGCCGCCGGAGCACTCATCCGCCGCTTCCGGTCGTCTCGGGTCGCCGTGGCGGGCACGCTGCTCACGAGCGCGGGCGTGCTGCTCGCGGGGCTCGCTCCATCATGGTGGGCGCTCGCCGGGGCGCTCTTCTTCGCTGGCTGCATGGACGCCATCACCGACGTGGCGCAGAACTCGCACGGCCTGCGCGTGCAGCGGCTCTATGGCCGGTCCATCCTCAACTCGTTCCACGCCGTCTGGAGCATCGGCGCGGTGACCGGCGGCCTCATGGGCGGTCTCGCCGCGGGCCTCGACGTGCCGCGTGGCGTGCATCTGGGTATCTCGGCCCTGCTCTTCGCCGTCGTCGCGCTGACGGCGCTGCGCTTCACGCTCCCCGGCCCGGAGCCCATCGAGCCCGACCAGCGCGCGGAAGAAGGCGCGCGGGCCGACGGCTCCCCGGCACGGCACGGGGCGATGGGCCCCAGTCGCATCTGGCTCATGATCGCGGCGCTCGTCCTGATTGCCGTCGGCGGCACCCTCGTCGAAGACGCCGGCTCGACCTGGGCGGCTGTCTACCTTTCCGGCACGCTCGGTGCCGAGGCCGCCGTCGCCTCGTTCGGCTTCATCGCGCTGGTGGGCGCGCAGTTCGTCGGGCGGCTGCTCGGCGATGGCCTCGTCGACAGGTTCGGCCAGCGCGCCGTCGCCCGGACAGGAGGCGCGACGACGGCGGCGGGTATGGGCGTGGCGCTGATGTTCCCCTCGGTGCCGGGCACCATCGCGGGCTTCGCACTCGCCGGCTTCGGCGTCGCGACGCTGGTGCCCGCCGCGATGCACGGTGCCGACGAATTGCCCGGCCTGAGAGCCGGCACCGGCCTCACCGAGAACTCGTAA
- a CDS encoding glycoside hydrolase family 19 protein → MLDMRQGFCDISKKFLFAALLFSSMAMVLVPRAAEAACRGAWAEGTAYSAGDVVTYGGASYTALVAHTPCAGCGWNPVAAPSLWSTGGQCDGGGNGGGDGGGPASPGVGGVLSPAMFHNMFPGRNPFYSFESLFAAASTFPTFGTTGDVDTRKREVAAFLANVAHETGHLVYIEEINKSVMCDTSWGPPGCGCAPGKWYYGRGPIQLSWNGNYCAAGNALGLDLKNDPDLLSRDAVAAWRSALWFWMTQTGAGSRTGHDAIVSGAGFGETIRTINGALECNGRNPAQVQSRVNNYLRFTSMLGVSPGGNTGC, encoded by the coding sequence ATGCTGGACATGCGTCAGGGGTTTTGCGACATCTCGAAGAAGTTCTTGTTCGCGGCGCTGCTGTTCTCTTCCATGGCGATGGTACTTGTTCCGCGAGCGGCGGAGGCGGCGTGTCGAGGCGCCTGGGCGGAAGGAACGGCCTACAGCGCGGGAGATGTCGTCACCTACGGTGGCGCGAGCTATACGGCCCTCGTCGCTCATACGCCTTGCGCGGGTTGCGGCTGGAATCCCGTCGCGGCGCCGTCGCTGTGGTCGACGGGTGGTCAATGTGATGGCGGAGGCAATGGCGGCGGCGACGGTGGTGGCCCCGCCAGCCCTGGGGTGGGTGGGGTGCTCAGCCCGGCCATGTTCCACAACATGTTCCCCGGCCGCAACCCGTTCTACTCGTTCGAGTCACTGTTCGCCGCGGCGTCGACCTTCCCCACGTTTGGCACCACGGGTGATGTCGACACCCGCAAGCGAGAGGTGGCGGCCTTCCTCGCCAACGTCGCGCACGAGACCGGTCACCTCGTGTACATCGAGGAAATCAACAAGAGCGTCATGTGCGACACGAGCTGGGGCCCGCCGGGCTGCGGCTGTGCGCCGGGCAAGTGGTACTATGGCCGTGGTCCCATCCAGCTCTCGTGGAATGGCAATTACTGCGCCGCGGGCAACGCGCTCGGGTTGGACTTGAAGAACGACCCTGACCTGCTCTCGCGGGATGCGGTCGCCGCCTGGCGGAGCGCCCTCTGGTTCTGGATGACGCAGACGGGCGCGGGCTCCAGGACGGGGCACGATGCCATCGTCTCCGGAGCTGGCTTCGGCGAGACCATTCGCACCATCAATGGTGCCCTGGAGTGCAACGGCCGCAACCCCGCCCAGGTGCAGAGCCGCGTGAACAACTACCTGCGCTTCACGAGCATGCTCGGCGTGAGCCCTGGCGGGAACACCGGCTGCTGA